Part of the Oerskovia paurometabola genome is shown below.
TTGGTGTCGCAGAGCGCGACGACCTCGGCCCCTGCCGCGAACGCGGCCTCGACCGCCGCACGCGAGTAGGCGGGGTCGAACCGGTAGCCGTCGAAGAAGTGCTCGGCGTCCAGGACGACGCGGCGCCCCTCGGCCACGAGGAACGTGACGGTGTCGGTGATCATGGCGAGGTTCTCGGCGCCCGTGGTCCGCAGCGCACGCTCGGCGTGGCGGAGGTCGGACTTGGCGACGAGCGTGACCACGGGCGCCTGCGATGCGACGAGCGCCCGGACCTGCTGGTCGTCGGCGGCCCTGATCCCGGCCTTGCGGGTCGCGCCGAACGCGGCCAGCACCGCGTTCTTGAGCGTGAGCTCCTTCGCGGCGCGCGCGAAGAAGTCGGTGTCCTTGGGGATGGCCCCGGGCCAGCCGCCCTCGATGAACCCGACGCCCAGCTCGTCCAGGAGCGGGGCGATCGCCAGCTTGTCGGCGACCGAGAGGTTCATGCCCTCCTGCTGCGCGCCGTCGCGCAGGGTCGTGTCGTAGACGTGGAAGGTCGAGGATGCGCTCGCTGTGGCAGGAGCTACGGGGTTCACCTGGGAAGTCATCGTGCCGCTCTCTGGGGAGAATCTCGGGGTCCAGCGGTGCCGCCTGGGCGAGACCACTCTAGGTGGATCGGGCGGGACGCTTCCGCGCACCACCGGTTCCTCCTCGGTCCCACGCGCCGGGCGGTCGCTCTCGTGAAGCTCGTGCCCGGCGCTTCGAAGCCCGACGGGGGTGGTGTCAGGCAACAAAAAAACCCCCCGAGGGTGCGGGAGGTTTGCGCGTCCGGTGTGATGGCCGGGCGCGCTACTCGATAATGAGGTGGGAGACGAGGTGTGTCACAGGACACATGCTGCCACAGCAGACGCCAGGATGGAACGGTGTCCACGGACTGAGCATGCCACCCAGCGAGCGCCCGGAACGACAGCCTGCAACGACAGGAGACGCATCATGAGCGACCCGAACTTCCCGCCCCGCGGCAACGTCCCGCCGCCCGGATCCCCCGGCTACCACCCCCAGGCGGTCCCGCCCGCGATCCCGCCCACGGTGCCGCCCGACCCGCACGTCGACTTCCCGGCGCCCCACGAGCCCGTCAATCCCGCAGACCCACGCCTCGCGGTCGAGGTCGGCAGGTTCTGGGCCGGGGCCGCCGCCACGGCCCTGGTCGCCGCGCTCATCGGCCTCGTCGCCGTGATCATCCTCGAACGGATCTTCTCGTTCACGCTCGTCCCCCCGCCGGACATCTTCTCGACCGGCTCGCACCAGGCTGCGTTCGCGATCGACGGCGCGATCCTGGCTCTGCTCGCGGCCGGGCTGCTGCACGTGCTGATCCTCACGACCCCGCGCCCACGGGCGTTCTTCGGCTGGATCATGGCGCTCGTGATCGTCGTCATCACGGCCCTGCCGTTCGCGTGGACCACGGACACGACGTCAGCCGTGCTGTCGGGGCTCGTGAACCTGCTGATCGGGGTCGCGGTCTGGTCGCTGCTCGCGGGAGTCGCGGGCCGCACGATCGTGCGCCGACCGGCCTGAGCAGGCCGAGACGCTGAGTGCGGAGCAGCTGTCGCAGATCGAGTCGATCGGCGACAGCTGCTCCGCACTCAAGGGTCGGTGAACGGGCGGATCAGGCCAGGCGCGTCATCCAGCCGTGGCGGTCCGCCGCCCGGCCGTTCTGGATGTCGGTGAGCTCACCGCGGATCGCGAGAGTCAGCTCCCCCGCGCCGCCGTCGGCGATCGTGTGGTCGAAGTTCGAGCCGCCCAGGCGGCCGATCGGCGTGACGACCGCGGCCGTGCCGCACGCGAACACCTCGGTCACCGCTCCGGACCGGATGTCGGCGAGGAGCTCCTCGAGCGGGATGCGCCGCTCCGTGACCTCGTGGCCGCGGTCGTTGAGGAGCTGGATGATCGACGAACGCGTCACGCCCTCGAGGATCGACCCCGTGAGCTCGGGCGTCTCGACCGACCCGTCGGCCTTGACGACGAACACGTTCATGCCGCCGAGCTCCTCGAGGAACGTGCCCGTCGACGAGTCGAGGAAGCAGACCTGCTCGAAGCCCTTCTCCTGCGCGAGGGTCTGCGGCAGCAGGCTCGACGCGTAGTTGCCGCCGCACTTGGCGTCCCCCGTGCCACCGGCGCCGGCACGGCTGAACTCGCGGTCGACCCAGATCGACACGGGCTTGACGCCGCCCGAGAAGTACGGGCCCACGGGCGAGGCGATCACGAGGTACTCGGCCTCGAGCGAGGCACGCACACCGAGGAACGACTCCGAGGCGTACATGAACGGACGCAGGTACAGGCTCGCCTCCTCGCCGCTCGGGACCCACTCGATGTCCGTGCGCACGAGCGCCGTGATCGAGCCGATGAAGTCGTCGACCGAGAGCGCCGGCAGCGCCAGACGGTGGGCCGACCGGGCGAACCGGGCCGCGTTGGCCTCCGGCCGGAACGTCCACACGGACCCGTCCTGGTGCCGGTACGCCTTGAGTCCCTCGAAGATCTCCTGGGCGTAGTGCAGCACCGCGGTCGCGGGGTCGAGCTGGAGGGGGCCGTACTTCTCGATGCGGCGGTCGATCCAGCCGTCGGTCGAGTTCCAGCTGATCCGGGCCATGTGGTCCGAGAACACGGTGCCGAACTTCGGGGCGGAGATCGCGGCCGCCCTGGCCTCGGGGGAGGTCGGGGTGTCCGAGGTGCGGATGTCGAAGAGCGCGACGAGATCCTCGGCCGAGGAAGCGGGCTGCGCTGTGAGGGGGGAAGTCATGTCATGGGCCTTTCACCTGGCGACCCGGGTGGGTTCCTCGCCTAGTTTTCCATGACCGAGCGCCGTTCGGCGCCCGCAGGGCGGGCGAGAACTCCCGGGCCTTCGACGAGGACGTGGGAGCGGTGAGGACGGCAGAGGGTGCGCGCCGCCGTCGGGACCCTGAGCGGGAGCCCGACGGCGGCGCGACGGCAGGTCGGAAGGACCGATCAGCCGGCGACGCGGGCGGCGAGCTCGCGCCCCACCTCGGCCGTCGACCGTACTCGGGTCCCCCGCTCGGCGAGGTCCCCGGCGACCGCGGCCTCGACGCGCTGCGACTCCTCGGCGAGGCCGAGGTGGTCGAGCAGCATGGCGACGGACAGGACCGTGGCGGTGGGGTCCGCCTTGCCCTGGCCCGCGATGTCGGGGGCCGAGCCGTGCACCGGCTCGAACATGGAGGGGGCCGTGCGGTCGGGGTTGATGTTGGCCGAGGCCGCGAGGCCGATGCCGCCGGTGATCGCGGCGGCCTGGTCCGTCAGGATGTCGCCGAACAGGTTGTCGGTGACGATGACGTCGAATCGCGACGGGTTCGTCGTGAGGAAGATCGTGGCGGCGTCCACGTGCAGGTAGTCCGTGGTGACGTCCGGGAACTCGGCGTTGACGGCCTCGACCGTGCGGCGCCACAGGTGACCGGCGTGGACCAGGACGTTGTGCTTGTGCACGAGCGTCAGGTGCTTGCGGGGGCGCGCCTGGGCGCGGGCGAACGCGTCACGCACGACGCGCTCGACGCCGAAGGCCGTGTTCACGGAGACCTCGGTCGCGATCTCGTGGGGCGTGCCGACGCGCAGCGCCCCGCCGTTGCCGACGTAGGGCCCCTCGGTGCCCTCGCGGACGACGACGAAGTCGATCTCGCCCGGGTCCGCCAGCGGGGACGTCACACCGGGGTAGAGCTTGCCGGGGCGCAGGTTCACGTAGTGGTCCAGCGCGAAGCGCAGCTTGAGGAGGAGCCCGCGCTCGAGGACGCCCGACGGGACCGTCGGGTCGCCGATCGCACCGAGAAGGATCGCGTCGTGCGTGCGGATCGCGGCGAGGTCCTCGTCGGTGAGGGTCTCGCCGGTCGCGTGCCAGCGGCGCGCGCCGAGATCGAAGGGCGTCGTGGAGACCTTGACGTCCGAGCCTGAGAGCGCCGCCTCGAGGACCGCGAGGCCCTGCTCGACGACCTCGATACCGATGCCGTCTCCGGCGACCACTGCCAAGTCGATGTTGCGCGTCATGCCCCGAACGCTACGCCCCGGGCCAGCCCTCGGGACGCCCATCTCACGCCTTGAGCGAGTCCGAGGGAGAGAATCGCACGATCCCGCGGATCGAGCGCCGCCGCCTCGCCTGGTCGCGCTCCCATGGCAAACTCGACCGACTGCGCGACGCTCGATGGTGTAAAGGACGCGCCGCGCCTGTCGACTTGCGCAATCCGCCAGAGTACGCAACTCTTAGGAAACTTTCCTAAGATGCTGGCAGAGAGGCCACCACGCCGTGTCCCGCACGCACGTCCCGGGGACCCCCGGGTTGCTCCGCACGATCAACGACCGCGCCGCGCTCGAGCTGCTGCTCGACACCGGCCCCATGACCCGGTCGCAGATCGGAGACCTCACCGGCGTCTCCCGTCCGACATCCTCCCAGATCGTGGCACGCCTGGAGTCCGCGGGTCTCATCGAGCCCACGGGGGCCGTCCAGGGAGCCCGCGGCCCGCAGGCGGTCACGTACGCGGCGCGCACCGACGTCGTCGTCGGGCTGGCGCTCGACGTCCTTCCCGGAGGGGTGCAGGCCCGCATCGTCGACGCCCACGGCACCGTCCTCGGCGGCGCCGAGGTCCCCACCTCGGACGACCGCACGGCCGTGAGCGACGTCCGCGCGGCGTGGGACGCCGCCTGTGCCGACGCACGGGTTCCCGTCGAACGGGTGGGCGCGGTCGTCGTCGGGGTGCAGGCCGCGGCCGACCCGACGACCGGAGACCTCTGGCTCGTCGGCGACCTGCCGGGATGGCCTCGCCTCGCCGTCCGATCCCTCCTCGAGGAGGAGTTCGGCGTCCCCGTCCACATCGAGAACGACGTCAACCTCGCGACGATCGCCGAGCACGACGCAGGCCGGTGCGACGACGCGAGCTTCTCGCTGCTCTGGATCGGCGGAGGCATCGGCCTCGGGACGCTCATCGACGGGCGGCTCCACCACGGCGCGACGGGCGCCGCCGGTGAGCTCGGCTATCTCCCCGTGCCCGTGACCGTCCGCGAGTACGACGACCACTCGGTCAACCTCCAGGACCTCGTCGGTGGCCGGCGGTTCGAGGAGCTCGCCGAGCGGCACGGTGTGCCCGGCGACGGCTACACCGACTACCTCGCGGCCATGATCGCCGACCCGGACAGCCCCGCGGTCGTCGCGCTCGTCGAGGACTTCGGACGCCGCCTCGCCGCTGTCGTCCAGCCGGTCGTCGCGGTCGTCGAACCCCACGTCGTCGTGCTCAGCGGCCCGACGTGCATCGCGGGCGGTCAACGCCTCGCCGACGTGACACGCAGCCACCTCACGGACACCGAGCAGGGCGTGGCGTCGATCGTCCCGACCCTGGCCCCCTCGGACCCCGTCCTGCGCGGCGCACAGGCGGTCGTCGCGGCCGACGTGCGCACCCTCCTGCTCGACCGCGTCTCGACCCACCTCACGGACCAGGGCACTCATGGCGTGCCGGTCCAGACGGTGCGCGCGGCCGCGGCACACCTCGGCGCCCCGGCGCCCACACACTCGGGGTAGTTCCTCTCACTGCCCCGACGGGCGGTGGTCGCGGCCTGGGACGGCGACCACCGCTCACCCCTCGGCCGTCGAGCACGGCGCCCGACGACGTCGCTCCGGAGCACCTCACCCGTGAGGGGCTCCGGGCACGCCGCCCCCGGGCGAGTCGGACGGCGCCGCGCCGCGGCTCACCGCTGGCGCGGGAACCGCAGCTCGAACCGTTCGCAGACCACGGGCATGTCCTCGCGGAACTCGTGGTCCACCAGGACCCGTGTGAAGTACCTCTTGTGACCGGCGCGCCAGGACTCGAGCGTCCGGTCGTCCTCGCCCTCGGCCGCCGCGAAGTCCGCCGAGACCTGGTCGAACGGGACGACCTCGACCGACGTCGTGCGGATGAGGGCCCGCGGGTGCCCGTCGCCGTCGAGGATGATCGAGAGCTCGCCGACCTGCGGCAGCGGCACGTCGTCGCCGTACTCCCAGTGCGACGACGACGTCGCGGTCTTGTCGCCCGACAGCACCGCCGCGAGCAGTCCGTCGGCGAGCGCGGGGTTGTCCCCGAAGGACCACGCGGGCGGTGGCACGGTCGCCGAGATCCCGAAGCCGGTCACGACGCCCACCTTGCCCTCCCCCGCACGGACGCGTGCGGTCTCCCAGAACTCGAGGATCTCCTCGCCGCGCGGATCGTCCTCGCCCGGGGCGGGGTTCTCGACCGGGGGAACGCCCGGCGCTGCCTGAGGCACCCGCTCGGTGCCCTCGCTCGTGCTGTCCGGTCCGCGATCGTCGTGGTGGCTCATACGTCCATGGTGGACCACGGACCCCCGAAGTGCCCGTCTTGTCGTGCTTTGACCGACGGGGTGTCGGCGATTCCACCCTGTCCCCACGGTCACCGTCGGCGGGTGCGGCCGTCACCCTCGGCAGCAGCACCCACCCGACGCGACACGAGCGCCCGGGGAGGCTCCGCCGTCGGGCATCGGAGCAGCACGCGGGCGAGCCGGACGCACAGAGGCGGGCGGCGCCTGCCTCGCGATCGTGGTCGGGTCTGGCGGGAGGCCGCCAGGCCGGACGGAAGATCGCGCGGTAGGTGCCGCCCGCCTCGAAGGTGAGTCACTCACCCGCCGAACGGCGAGGGTCAGCGACCGACAGAACCCTCGGTGTAGTCGTCGTCGCCCGACTTCGCCCACGCGAACATCCCGCGCAGCTCGCGGCCCGTGGCCTCGATCGGGTGCGCCTCGCCCTTGGCGCGGAGCTCCTTGAACTCGGGGGCGCCCGCGTCCTGGTCGTCGATGAAGCGCTTCGCGAACGCGCCGTTCTGGATGTCCCCGAGGACGGCCTTCATGTTCTCCTTGACCCGCGGGTCGATGACGCGGGGGCCCGAGACGTAGTCGCCGTACTCGGCGGTGTCGGACACCGACCAGCGCTGCTTGGCGATGCCGCCCTCCCACATGAGGTCCACGATGAGCTTGAGCTCGTGCAGGACCTCGAAGTAGGCGATCTCCGGCTGGTAGCCGGCCTCGGTCAGGGTCTCGAAACCGTACTGGACGAGCTGCGACACGCCACCGCACAGGACGGCCTGCTCGCCGAACAGGTCCGTCTCGGTCTCCTCGGTGAACGTCGTCTTGATGACGCCGGCGCGCGTGCCGCCGATCGCCTTCGCGTACGAGAGCGCGATGTCCCACGCGTGGCCCGACGCGTCCTTCTCGACGGCGATGATGTCGGGGATGCCGCGGCCCGCGACGAACTCGCGACGCACCGTGTGACCCGGCGCCTTGGGGGCGACGAGGATGACGTCGACGCCCTCGGGGGCCTCGATGTAGCCGAAGCGGATGTTGAAGCCGTGCGCGAACGCGAGCGTCTTGCCGGCGGCCAGGTGCGGCTTGATCTCGTCGTTGTAGATCGAGCGCTGGTGCTGGTCCGGCGCGAGGATCATGATGAGGTCGGCCCACTGGGCGGCCTCGGCGACGGTCTTGACCTCGAAGCCCTCGTCGGTCGCCTTGGCGATCGACTTGGAGCCTTCCTTGAGGGCGATGACGACCTGGACGCCAGAGTCGCGGAGGTTCTGCGCGTGCGCGTGCCCCTGGCTGCCGTACCCGACGACCGCGACCTTCTTCTGCTGGATGATCGAGAGGTCGGCGTCGTCGTCGTAGAAGAGCTCTGCCACGGTGTTACTCCTTGGGTTCTTGAGGTGATGCCGAACACGATAGTTCGACGTCGGTGGGCGACGTGGGGGTGTCCACCGGGATGGACTGGGTCAGGCGGACCGGTGAGCGCGGTCGAGCGCCCGGTCGGTGATGGAGCGGGCGCCACGGCCGACGGCCACGGTGCCGGACTTGACGATCTCACGGACGCCGTAGGGGTCGAGCGCGCCCAGGAGGGCGCTCAGCTTCTCCGGGGTGCCCGTGGCCTCGATCGTCACGGCGTCGGGGACGACGTCGACGACCTTGGCGCGGAACAGCTCGACGACCTCGAGGACGCCCGTGCGGTTCGCGCCGTCGGCGCGGACCTTGACGAGCAGGAGCTCGCGCTGGACCGAGGACGCCTGGTCGAGCTCGACGATCTTGATCACGTTGACGAGCTTGTTGAGCTGCTTGGTGACCTGCTCGAGCGGGTTCTGGTCGACGTCGACGACCACGGTGATGCGCGAGATCTCCTCGTGCTCCGTGGGCCCCACGGCGAGCGAGTGGATGTTGAACGCGCGGCGGGCGAACAGGCCCGCGACGCGCGTGAGCACGCCGGGCTTGTTCTCCACGAGCACGGAGAGGGTGTGTCGGGACATGGTTGCGGCTCTCCCCGGTCTCAGTCTTCGCGGTCCCACGCGGGCGAGATGCCGCGTGCGTACTGGATGTTGTCGTTGCTCACGCCCGAGGCGACCATGGGCCACACCATCGCGTCGCGCGACACGTTGAAGTCGACGACGACGGGCCGGTCGTCGATCTCCATGGCGCGCTTGATCGCGGCGTCGACCTCGCTCTTGGACTCGACCCGGATGCCCTCGCACCCGTACGCGTCGGCGAGCTTGACGAAGTCCGGCACGCGCTGCGTGCCGCGGCCCGTGTGCAGGTCCGTGTTGGAGTAGCGGGACTCGTAGAACAGGGTCTGCCACTGGCGGACCATGCCGAGCGAGGAGTTGTTGATCAGCGCGACCTTGATGGGGATCTCGTTGATCGTGCAGGTCGCGAGCTCCTGGTTGGTCATCTGGAAGCAGCCGTCGCCGTCGATCGCCCAGACGGTCTTGTCGGGCTGGCCGACCTTGGCGCCCATCGCGGCCGGGATCGAGTAGCCCATGGTGCCGAGGCCGCCCGAGTTGAGCCACGTCTTGGGGTGCTCGTAGCGGATGAACTGCGCGGCCCACATCTGGTGCTGGCCGACGCCCGCGACGTAGATCGAGTCGGGGCCGGAGATCTCGCCGAGGCGCTGGATGACGTGCTGCGGGGCGAGGTGACCGTCCTCGGGCTCGGAGTAGCCGAGGGGGTAGGTCTCGCGCCAGTCGTCGATCTGGCGCCACCAGGCGCCGAGGTCCGGCTGCCCCTTGGCGGCGTGCTCGCGCTCGAGCTCGGGCAGCAGGTCGGAGATGACCTCGCGCAGGTCGCCCACGATCGGGACGTCGACCTCGCGGTTCTTGCCGATCTCGGCGGGGTCGATGTCGGCGTGCACGATCGTGGCGTGCGGCGCGAAGCTCGAGAGCGTACCCGTGACGCGGTCGTCGAAGCGGGCCCCGAGGGCCACCACGAGGTCGGCCTTCTGGAGCGCGGCGACCGCGGGGACCGTGCCGTGCATGCCGGGCATGCCGAGGTTCTGCGGGTGCGAGTCCGGCAGCGCACCGCGGGCCATGAGCGTGGTCACGGCGGGAGCGCCCGACAGGTCGACGAGCTTGCGCAGCTCGGCCGAGGCGTTCGCGCGGATCGCGCCGCCCCCCACGTACAGCACGGGGCGCTTGGCGGTCGCGAGCAGGCGGGCGGCCTCGCGGATCTGCTTGGAGTGCGGCTTGGTCACCGGGTGGTAGCCGGGCAGCTGCAGCTCCTGCGGCCACGAGAACGTGGTGCGTGCCTGCATCGCGGACTTGGCGATGTCGACGAGGACGGGCCCGGGGCGCCCGGTCTGGGCGATGTGGAAGGCCTCGGCGATGACGCGCGGGATCTCGTCGGGGTCGGTGACGAGGAAGTTGTGCTTGGTGATCGGCAGGGTGATGCCGACGATGTCCGCCTCCTGGAAGGCGTCGGTCCCGATGAGGGACGCGCCGACCTGGCCCGTGATGGCCACGAGCGGGATCGAGTCCATGTTGGCGTCGGCGATGGGCGTGACGAGGTTCGTCGCGCCGGGGCCGGACGTCGCCATGGTCACGCCGACGCGACCGGTCGCGTGGGCGTAGCCCGAGGCCGCGTGGCCGCCACCCTGCTCGTGGCGCACGAGGATGTGGCGGAGCTTCTTGGAGTCCATGAGCGGGTCGTACGTCGGCAGGATCGCACCGCCGGGGATGCCGAAGACGACGTCCACACCGGCTTCCTCGAGCGAGCGGACGATCGACTGCGCGCCCGTCACCTCCTCTGGCCCGACGACGAGGCTCGGGGTGCGCTCGCCGGTGACCGAGGCGCGTGCTCGGCTCTCGGGGCGGGCGGCGAGGCTCGCGGGGGACGGGGCTGGCTTCGGCGCCACGGCCTCGCCGGCGGGCGCGGGGGCGCTCGGCGTCGGCGGGGCCGGGTGGGGACCCTGGACCATCGGTATCTCCTGTTTCTCGGTGGCGACTGGCTGCCACCGGCTGGATCGAGCTCACCGTGGTGGTGCTGGTACTTCTGGTGCTCTCCGTGCTGTTCTGCCGCGGGGTGGTGCGGTCCGGTGACCGGCTCCGGAGCGGGGTGTGCCCGGAGGGGGTGGTCATGACGGTCGTGGTCGTGACATGAAAAAACCCCTCGTACCCGGTGAGGGCTCTTCGAGGGGTGAGCGCGCTGACGAGACCTGGTTGCTTGGCCTCAGCCGGCGCGCTCAGGAAGTACTACGAGAAGGATCGTCTGCACGTTGTGCACACTACGCCCTCGATCCGGCGATGTCATGCGTCGAGCCGGACGTCTCAGGGAATGGGACGTCCGGCTCGACGACGGTGGTCCGGCCGGGTGCGCAGGACACCGAGGACGGGGGCTGTCCGAGTCCCTGCCCCGTGCTGCCGGGCAATGCAGTAGGGCCGGAGCCGTGGGACCAGGCACCATGGACCCATGACCACCACGATCGAGCGAATGACAGCCGACCTCACCACCGCCATGAAGGCCCGCGACGAGTTCGCCAAGAACACCCTGCGCCAGGTCATCGGCGCCGTCCGCACCGCGGAGAAGTCCGGCTCGACCGCGCGCGAGATGACCGACGCCGAGGTGCAGACCGTCCTGGCCGCCGAGGTCAAGAAGCGTCGCGAGAGCGCGCAGATCTACACCGACGCCGGCGCGACCGAGCGCGCCGACAACGAGACCCACGAGGCCGACTTCATCGAGAAGTACCTGCCCGCGAGCCTCACGCCCGCCGAGCTCGACGCGCTCGTCGCCGCCGCGGTCGTCTCGACCGGCGCCTCGTCCATGAAGGACATGGGCACGGTCATGAAGACGGCCACGGCCGCCGCGGCCGGGATCGGCCGCGTCGACGGCAAGGCGCTCTCGCAGGCCGTCCGTCAGGCGCTCGGCGCCCTCTGACCCGGCACGGGGCGACCGGCCCGCACGTCACCAGTCCTCGGCCCCCGCGAGCGACGTCGCGCGGGGCTCGACCCCCAGGACCTCGCGCAGCACCGTCAGGTCGTAGGTGCGCTCGGCCGCGAGGTGGCTGATCGCGTACCGGGTCAGGCGCGGCGGCTCGGGCCGCCGCGCCCAGCGCGCGAACGCCTCGGCGCACGCGGCGAGCACCCACGCGGGGCGGGCCGGGATCCCGGCGAGCGTGACGCCGTCGTGCCCCCTGCGGCGCAGGAGCTCGACGACGACCTCGCCCAGGACCACGGGCTCGGCGTCCGCGACGTTGACCACGAGGGGCCGACCGTGCGGCAGGTCGACCGTCGCGGCCGCGAGCGCCGCCTCGACGAGCGTGTCCACGTGCGTGAGGGACTGCAACGCCGACCCGTCCCCGACGAGCACGAGCCGCCTGCCCCGGATCGCGCCCTCGATGCGCGGCAGGAGCGTCGTGTCCCCCGGGCCGTACACGGCGTGGGGGCGCAGCACGACGACGGGTCCGCGCCCGGGCGTGCGGGCGTCGGTGACGAGGACCCGCTCGGCGGCGGCCTTGGTCGCGCCGTAGGCGTTGAGGTACCGCTGGACGGGTGCCTCGGTCTCGAGTCCGCGGACCGTGGGCGAGTACGGGTCGTAGACGCTGCCCGAGGACACGTGCACGAACCGCGCCGCCGGGAACGTGTCCCGCACGGCGCGCGTGCCCTCGACGTTGGTCGCCCACGCGACGTCGTGGCGTGCCCAGTCGGAGACCGCGGCCCCCGCGTGCACGACGACGTCCAGGGCGGGCGGTTCGGCGAGCGGCCCGACGGCGAGGTCCCACGTCCGGTGCTCGGCGCCCGGGACGCGCGCGTCGCGGCGCGAGAAGGTCCACACCCGGTGCCCGTCGGCCACCGCGCGTCGGGCGACCGCTCCCCCGACGAACCCCGACGCCCCGGTGACCCCGATCCGTCGGCTCATGCGGTCCTCGCCCCGGTCGTCGCGAGGTGGCGAGCGGCGGCGCGGGAGAGCGCCGCACGGTCGGGCTTGCGGCTGCGCCCCGCGAGCGGCAGACGGTCGGCGTGCAGCACGAGGTCCGGGAGCGCGCCGTGGTCCAGCACGTCCGGCAGCGCGGACCGGACGCCTGCGAGCAGCGGGTGGTCGTCGGTCAGGACCGGGTCGCTCGTTCCCGGTCCCTCCTGCCCGACGGCGTCGCTCGCCCCCGGCGCGAGGGTCCCGGCGCGTGCGGCGGCGTGGTCCGAGGTGACGACGAGCACGACCTTCTCGTCGCCGTCCTCCTGCAGGACGCCCACGAGAGCCGCCTCGCCGACGCCGGGCAGCGCGGCGAGCCGCGGCTCGAACAGACCGGGGTAGATGTTGACCGTCCCGCGGATGATCATGTCTCGCGTGCGGCCCACGAGCACGATCCGACCCTGGTCGTCGAGATGCGCGAGGTCGCCCGTGCGGTGCTCGGTCACGGGTGTCCGTCCGCCGTCGAGGTGGGCGAGGTACCCCGTCATGAGGGACGGCCCGCGCAGGACGAGCTCGCCGACCGTGGGGCCGCCCGGCGTGGGAGC
Proteins encoded:
- a CDS encoding DUF6069 family protein; amino-acid sequence: MSDPNFPPRGNVPPPGSPGYHPQAVPPAIPPTVPPDPHVDFPAPHEPVNPADPRLAVEVGRFWAGAAATALVAALIGLVAVIILERIFSFTLVPPPDIFSTGSHQAAFAIDGAILALLAAGLLHVLILTTPRPRAFFGWIMALVIVVITALPFAWTTDTTSAVLSGLVNLLIGVAVWSLLAGVAGRTIVRRPA
- a CDS encoding branched-chain amino acid aminotransferase, with protein sequence MTSPLTAQPASSAEDLVALFDIRTSDTPTSPEARAAAISAPKFGTVFSDHMARISWNSTDGWIDRRIEKYGPLQLDPATAVLHYAQEIFEGLKAYRHQDGSVWTFRPEANAARFARSAHRLALPALSVDDFIGSITALVRTDIEWVPSGEEASLYLRPFMYASESFLGVRASLEAEYLVIASPVGPYFSGGVKPVSIWVDREFSRAGAGGTGDAKCGGNYASSLLPQTLAQEKGFEQVCFLDSSTGTFLEELGGMNVFVVKADGSVETPELTGSILEGVTRSSIIQLLNDRGHEVTERRIPLEELLADIRSGAVTEVFACGTAAVVTPIGRLGGSNFDHTIADGGAGELTLAIRGELTDIQNGRAADRHGWMTRLA
- a CDS encoding 3-isopropylmalate dehydrogenase; translated protein: MTRNIDLAVVAGDGIGIEVVEQGLAVLEAALSGSDVKVSTTPFDLGARRWHATGETLTDEDLAAIRTHDAILLGAIGDPTVPSGVLERGLLLKLRFALDHYVNLRPGKLYPGVTSPLADPGEIDFVVVREGTEGPYVGNGGALRVGTPHEIATEVSVNTAFGVERVVRDAFARAQARPRKHLTLVHKHNVLVHAGHLWRRTVEAVNAEFPDVTTDYLHVDAATIFLTTNPSRFDVIVTDNLFGDILTDQAAAITGGIGLAASANINPDRTAPSMFEPVHGSAPDIAGQGKADPTATVLSVAMLLDHLGLAEESQRVEAAVAGDLAERGTRVRSTAEVGRELAARVAG
- a CDS encoding ROK family transcriptional regulator codes for the protein MSRTHVPGTPGLLRTINDRAALELLLDTGPMTRSQIGDLTGVSRPTSSQIVARLESAGLIEPTGAVQGARGPQAVTYAARTDVVVGLALDVLPGGVQARIVDAHGTVLGGAEVPTSDDRTAVSDVRAAWDAACADARVPVERVGAVVVGVQAAADPTTGDLWLVGDLPGWPRLAVRSLLEEEFGVPVHIENDVNLATIAEHDAGRCDDASFSLLWIGGGIGLGTLIDGRLHHGATGAAGELGYLPVPVTVREYDDHSVNLQDLVGGRRFEELAERHGVPGDGYTDYLAAMIADPDSPAVVALVEDFGRRLAAVVQPVVAVVEPHVVVLSGPTCIAGGQRLADVTRSHLTDTEQGVASIVPTLAPSDPVLRGAQAVVAADVRTLLLDRVSTHLTDQGTHGVPVQTVRAAAAHLGAPAPTHSG
- a CDS encoding ASCH domain-containing protein, which produces MSHHDDRGPDSTSEGTERVPQAAPGVPPVENPAPGEDDPRGEEILEFWETARVRAGEGKVGVVTGFGISATVPPPAWSFGDNPALADGLLAAVLSGDKTATSSSHWEYGDDVPLPQVGELSIILDGDGHPRALIRTTSVEVVPFDQVSADFAAAEGEDDRTLESWRAGHKRYFTRVLVDHEFREDMPVVCERFELRFPRQR
- the ilvC gene encoding ketol-acid reductoisomerase, encoding MAELFYDDDADLSIIQQKKVAVVGYGSQGHAHAQNLRDSGVQVVIALKEGSKSIAKATDEGFEVKTVAEAAQWADLIMILAPDQHQRSIYNDEIKPHLAAGKTLAFAHGFNIRFGYIEAPEGVDVILVAPKAPGHTVRREFVAGRGIPDIIAVEKDASGHAWDIALSYAKAIGGTRAGVIKTTFTEETETDLFGEQAVLCGGVSQLVQYGFETLTEAGYQPEIAYFEVLHELKLIVDLMWEGGIAKQRWSVSDTAEYGDYVSGPRVIDPRVKENMKAVLGDIQNGAFAKRFIDDQDAGAPEFKELRAKGEAHPIEATGRELRGMFAWAKSGDDDYTEGSVGR
- the ilvN gene encoding acetolactate synthase small subunit, with the translated sequence MSRHTLSVLVENKPGVLTRVAGLFARRAFNIHSLAVGPTEHEEISRITVVVDVDQNPLEQVTKQLNKLVNVIKIVELDQASSVQRELLLVKVRADGANRTGVLEVVELFRAKVVDVVPDAVTIEATGTPEKLSALLGALDPYGVREIVKSGTVAVGRGARSITDRALDRAHRSA
- a CDS encoding acetolactate synthase large subunit — protein: MVQGPHPAPPTPSAPAPAGEAVAPKPAPSPASLAARPESRARASVTGERTPSLVVGPEEVTGAQSIVRSLEEAGVDVVFGIPGGAILPTYDPLMDSKKLRHILVRHEQGGGHAASGYAHATGRVGVTMATSGPGATNLVTPIADANMDSIPLVAITGQVGASLIGTDAFQEADIVGITLPITKHNFLVTDPDEIPRVIAEAFHIAQTGRPGPVLVDIAKSAMQARTTFSWPQELQLPGYHPVTKPHSKQIREAARLLATAKRPVLYVGGGAIRANASAELRKLVDLSGAPAVTTLMARGALPDSHPQNLGMPGMHGTVPAVAALQKADLVVALGARFDDRVTGTLSSFAPHATIVHADIDPAEIGKNREVDVPIVGDLREVISDLLPELEREHAAKGQPDLGAWWRQIDDWRETYPLGYSEPEDGHLAPQHVIQRLGEISGPDSIYVAGVGQHQMWAAQFIRYEHPKTWLNSGGLGTMGYSIPAAMGAKVGQPDKTVWAIDGDGCFQMTNQELATCTINEIPIKVALINNSSLGMVRQWQTLFYESRYSNTDLHTGRGTQRVPDFVKLADAYGCEGIRVESKSEVDAAIKRAMEIDDRPVVVDFNVSRDAMVWPMVASGVSNDNIQYARGISPAWDRED